The window AATCACAAAGAAAGAGCAGTATAAGATAGGTTATTGCGGCGCCATTGCAAATAAGCAGTATGAATATGATCACAGGTTGGATCAGGCTTTGTTTATGGACAAGGGGTATATTGAGCGCAAATTGGATGTCCTGAAAAATGTATATGAAAAGCATAAAGACCAGGCCGCCATGTTTGCAGGGCCCGCTGTGATGGAGATCTTCGGCGAGACTCCTTTTTCTCCTGAGGCAAAGCCGGAAGCCGTTACCTATACGGAGGAGCAGCGTGGTTTGTCACTTCTATATGACAGCAAATCCGGACAGATTACGAACCAGTATATCAAAGGGGAGGAGCGCAGCTTTACCATAGTAGCATACCCAATACCGGAAATAGGGGAGGACTATCCGGCCATATTTGATGAAGTGATCCGTATCAATACATTGGACGCGGCTCTCTATGAAAGGGTGCAGCAGATGATGATCGACGCCCTTGACCAGGGAGAGTATGTGCATATTTTGGGGAGGAATGGAAATGAAACAGATCTTAGGGTACAGCTGCATACACTTCAGGATCCAGAAAAGGAAACTATCTTTGAAAACTGTGTGGCAGATGTAAATATCCCTGTGGGGGAAGTGTTTACCTCGCCGGTGCTGGAAGGGACAAACGGCATACTCCATGTCAGCAAAGTATATCTGAATGAGCTTTTATATAAAAATCTTAAAATTACTTTCAAGGACGGGATGATTGAAGAGTATATGTGTTCTAATTTTGAGGAGGAAGAGGAGAACAAAAAATATATTTATGAGAATATATTGCACAGCCATAAGTCCCTTCCCCTTGGAGAATTTGCTGTGGGGACGAACACGACAGCATACGTGGCGGCAAAGAAGTATGGCATTGAGGATAAAATGCCTATATTGATTGCAGAAAAAATGGGCCCTCATTTTGCAGTAGGGGATACTTGCTACAGCTGGAGTGAGGATATCCGTGTCTACAACCCCAATGGGAAAGAAATTATAGCCAAAGATAATTCCATATCACTGCTTCGCAGGGAGGATGTCTCAAAGGCGTACTTCCAATGCCATACAGATATTACCATACCTTATGAAGAGTTAGAAGAAATAAGTGTAGTGACAAAAGAAGGAAAAAATATTATACTATTGAAAGATGGAAGGTTTGTCCTGAAGGGAACAGAAGCATTAAACGCCCCCTTTCTGGACTAGATACGTATGATAATACTGAATATTGCAGAGGCGTCAGCTGCTGTCTGCAGGAAGAATGGAAGGTGGTACAGAAATGCCAAAAGTAGGAATTGTAATGGGAAGTGACTCTGACCTGAAGGTCATGAGTAAGGCTGCAGCCATGCTGGAAAAGCTGGACATTGAGTATGAGATGACAATTATCTCCGCCCACCGGGAGCCGGATGTATTTTTCGATTGGGCAAAGGCGGCAGAGGGAAAGGGGATCAAAGTAATTATTGCAGGCGCAGGCATGGCGGCTCATTTGCCGGGGATGTGCGCAGCATTATTTCCCATGCCAGTGGTGGGGGTTCCCATGTCGGGAAAGAATCTGGCAGGGGAAGACGCGCTGTATTCTATTGTACAGATGCCCCCGGGGATTCCGGTTGCCACAGTGGCCATTGACGGCGGCATGAATGCGGCTATTCTTGCAGCTAAAATTCTTGCTGTGTCAGATCCTGGCCTCTTAGAGAAGCTCAAGGCCTACTCAAAAGAGATGAAGGAGACTGTCCAGGGCAAGGCAGCAAAGCTTAAGGAAATTGGATACGAAGCATATTTAAACGCATAACAGGCAGATGGGAGCAGAGGAATGGATTATAAGAATGCAGGTGTTGATATTGAGGCCGGCTACAGGTCGGTGGAGCTTATGAAAAAGCATGTCAGGGAGACTATGCGGCCGGAGGTGCTGACAAACCTGGGCGGGTTTTCAGGGGCCTTTTCTATAGAGAAATTTAAAAATATGGAAAAGCCTACGCTGGTATCAGGGACGGATGGGGTAGGCACTAAGCTGAAGCTGGCTTTTATTTTGGACAAGCATGATACCATAGGGATTGACTGTGTTGCAATGTGTGTAAATGATATTGCCTGTGCAGGGGGAGAACCTCTGTTTTTCCTGGATTATATTGCATGTGGGAAGAATGAGCCAGAGAAGATAGCTACGATTGTAAGCGGCGTGGCCAAAGGGTGTAAGCAGTCTTATGCGGCGCTGATAGGCGGAGAGACAGCAGAGATGCCAGGTTTTTATCCAGAGGACGAGTATGACCTGGCAGGTTTTGCTGTGGGAGTGGTGGATGAGAAGGACTTAATTACAGGTAAGGATTTAAAAGCGGGGGATGTACTGATTGGCATGGCGTCTTCCGGGGTCCACAGCAACGGCTTTTCACTTGTCAGGAAAGTATTTAATATGAAGCGTGAGGCGCTGGATACATATTATGACAGCCTGAGATGTACATTGGGAGAGGCGCTTCTGGCCCCCACAAAAATATATGTCAGCGCTCTTCGCGGCATAAAAGATGCAGGCGTCACAATCAAGGCATGCAGCCATATTACAGGCGGTGGTTTTTATGAGAATGTGCCCCGTATGCTCAGAGATGGCACACATGCTGTAATCGAAAAGGACAGCTATCCCATACCTCCTATTTTCAGAATGCTGTCCGTGGACGGGAATATTGAAGAAAAGATGATGTACAATACTTTTAATATGGGACTGGGCATGATTCTGGCCGTGGATAAGGCGGATGTGGAGACAACTCTTGAAGCGGTAAAGGCTGCGGGAGAGTCACCTTATATTGTTGGGCGTATTGAAGACGGAGAAAAAGGAGTTACTCTATGCTAAAAATAGTCGTTCTTGTTTCAGGCGGGGGAACGAATCTGCAGGCAGTCATTGACGGTGTAAAGAATCGTACGATTACTAATACAGAGATTGCAGGGGTTATCAGCAACAATAAGAATGCCTATGCATTGGAGCGGGCGGCTAAAAACCAGATTCCCTGCTGCTGTGTCTCGCCCAGGGATTTTAGCTCCAGGGAAGCATTTAATGATAGGCTTCTTAAGGCAGTGGATATGTATACTCCCGATTTGATTGTACTGGCCGGCTTTTTGGTCGTCATCCCTCCGGTGATGATTGAGAAATATCGAAACCGGATGATCAATATCCACCCTTCCCTGATTCCGTCCTTTTGTGGAAAAGGCTATTATGGGCTGAAAGTCCATGAAGCGGCGCTGGCGAGAGGCGTGCGCGTGGCGGGGGCCACTGTACATTTTGTAGATGAAGGGACGGATACTGGCCCCATTATCCTGCAGAAAGCCGTGGACGTGGAGCAGGGGGACACGCCTGAGTGCCTGCAGCGCAGGGTGATGGAACAGGCTGAGTGGAAGATACTTCCCCAGGCTATTGATTTGATTGCCAATGGGAAGGTGACAGTGACAGATGGGAAGACAGTGATTGCGAAATAGAGGAGGCGGCCATGAAAGTATTGATTGTTGGGAGCGGCGGAAGAGAACATGCCATTGCGGCAAGTGCTGCAAAAAGTGTCAAAGTAGAAAAGATGTACTGTGCGCCGGGAAACGCCGGCATAGCAGCATATGCAGAGTGCGTGGATATAGGGGCCATGGAATTTGGCCGCCTGGTTGCATTTGCCCGGGAGAAGGAAATTGACCTTGTTATTGTTGGGATGGATGATCCTCTTGTGGGCGGCCTTGTAGACGAGATGGAGGCGGCTGGAATACGCACATTTGGACCTAGGAAGAATGCCGCTATTTTGGAAGGGTCAAAGGCATTTTCCAAGGATCTGATGAAAAAATACCATATTCCTACAGCAGCTTATGAAAATTTTACGGATCCGGATGCGGCCCTTGCCTATCTGGAAAATGTTTCGTTTCCTATTGTACTGAAGGCTGACGGCCTTGCCCTGGGAAAAGGAGTGTTAATCTGTAACACACTGGAAGAAGCCAGGGATGGGGTAAAAACCATTATGTTGGATAAAAAATTCGGCTCTGCAGGAAATGAGATGGTTATTGAAGAGTTTATGACTGGACGGGAAGTATCTGTGCTTTCATTTGTAGATGGAAAGACCATAAAAACCATGACATCGGCCCAGGACCATAAGCGCGCCGGGGACGGGGATACAGGACTTAATACAGGCGGGATGGGTACTTTCTCACCCAGTCCGTTTTACACAAAAGAGGTGGAGGAGTTCTGCAGCAAATATGTTTACCAAGCTACAGTGGATGCCATGGCTGCAGAAGGAAGAGAATTTAAAGGCGTAATATTCTTTGGGCTGATGCTCACCAAAGACGGGCCAAAGGTGTTGGAATATAATGCGCGGTTTGGGGATCCAGAGGCACAAGTGGTTCTGCCCCGGATGAAGAATGACCTGATTGAAGTAATAGAAGCCTGTATTGACGGTACCTTAGACGAGATAGACCTGCAGTTCGAGGATAATGCTGCAGTCTGTGTGGTATTGGCCTCGCAGGGATATCCGGTTCAGTATCAGAAAGGTTTTCCCATATCAGGGCTTGAGGAGTTTGATAAACAGGATGGATACTACTGCTTTCATGCCGGGACAGCATTTAAAGATGGCCAGATTGTGACAAATGGAGGGCGTGTGCTGGGCGTCACTGCAAAAGGGCAGGATCTGAAAGAGGCCAGGGCAAACGCTTATGCCGCCACAGACTGGGTCAAGTTTGAAAATAAATATATGCGCCATGATATCGGCAAGGCCATCGATGAGGCTTAGGCAGAATCAGGCGGAAGAACGGATGACAGGGAACCGGTAGCATTGGATGCAATGTTATCGGTTTTTCCAATACCCACAGTCAGTCCAATGCAGCTATACAAGATAAATGAGGGATTGACAGATAAAAACTACATATGTAATATTAAAAGCAGCAAGTTGTACTTTATCATTTATCTTACCAAGCCTGAGTATGAATGAGAAAGTATAATGCATGTAATCAGCAGTCAGTTTGCATATATAAAGAAGGGGGGATTTTTATGCCATCCAGAAAAGAATATAAAAAACAAAAAGGCCGTCAGGGCGGCAAAAAGTTTAAATGGGTTTTGCCCGTAGTTCTGGCTGTGCTCATCGTACTTGCAGCCATAGGGGCATTTTCAGTGCGGACGATACTGAAGATGCGCCCGGCGC of the Luxibacter massiliensis genome contains:
- a CDS encoding aminopeptidase, which translates into the protein MTENDWQTEKNRQYAERYNLSIDRIRQVLKEETAGEKYRPFFRETASFLLELSAVRDKLVSGQWDEMGIGEMQNINRGLYRDILGPQYRDSFANPARAVEAFGRKPGQLLSFLYTEIRGGIAYTFEDRLDYITILQELFIEIYNCFEAESEPEYKVLKDIVYWYASDYCDVFLADRIEEQLYPKYSFAAEIIQEMDLEDDRYLYRFGEYITENELETARHLRTLPIETLQKMADVYTEGYRIGFINTGKDLSKKTVVNIRYSLGFEKVVRLAIQNFRKMGLSPVIYRASSSVITKKEQYKIGYCGAIANKQYEYDHRLDQALFMDKGYIERKLDVLKNVYEKHKDQAAMFAGPAVMEIFGETPFSPEAKPEAVTYTEEQRGLSLLYDSKSGQITNQYIKGEERSFTIVAYPIPEIGEDYPAIFDEVIRINTLDAALYERVQQMMIDALDQGEYVHILGRNGNETDLRVQLHTLQDPEKETIFENCVADVNIPVGEVFTSPVLEGTNGILHVSKVYLNELLYKNLKITFKDGMIEEYMCSNFEEEEENKKYIYENILHSHKSLPLGEFAVGTNTTAYVAAKKYGIEDKMPILIAEKMGPHFAVGDTCYSWSEDIRVYNPNGKEIIAKDNSISLLRREDVSKAYFQCHTDITIPYEELEEISVVTKEGKNIILLKDGRFVLKGTEALNAPFLD
- the purE gene encoding 5-(carboxyamino)imidazole ribonucleotide mutase yields the protein MPKVGIVMGSDSDLKVMSKAAAMLEKLDIEYEMTIISAHREPDVFFDWAKAAEGKGIKVIIAGAGMAAHLPGMCAALFPMPVVGVPMSGKNLAGEDALYSIVQMPPGIPVATVAIDGGMNAAILAAKILAVSDPGLLEKLKAYSKEMKETVQGKAAKLKEIGYEAYLNA
- the purM gene encoding phosphoribosylformylglycinamidine cyclo-ligase is translated as MDYKNAGVDIEAGYRSVELMKKHVRETMRPEVLTNLGGFSGAFSIEKFKNMEKPTLVSGTDGVGTKLKLAFILDKHDTIGIDCVAMCVNDIACAGGEPLFFLDYIACGKNEPEKIATIVSGVAKGCKQSYAALIGGETAEMPGFYPEDEYDLAGFAVGVVDEKDLITGKDLKAGDVLIGMASSGVHSNGFSLVRKVFNMKREALDTYYDSLRCTLGEALLAPTKIYVSALRGIKDAGVTIKACSHITGGGFYENVPRMLRDGTHAVIEKDSYPIPPIFRMLSVDGNIEEKMMYNTFNMGLGMILAVDKADVETTLEAVKAAGESPYIVGRIEDGEKGVTLC
- the purN gene encoding phosphoribosylglycinamide formyltransferase, whose translation is MLKIVVLVSGGGTNLQAVIDGVKNRTITNTEIAGVISNNKNAYALERAAKNQIPCCCVSPRDFSSREAFNDRLLKAVDMYTPDLIVLAGFLVVIPPVMIEKYRNRMINIHPSLIPSFCGKGYYGLKVHEAALARGVRVAGATVHFVDEGTDTGPIILQKAVDVEQGDTPECLQRRVMEQAEWKILPQAIDLIANGKVTVTDGKTVIAK
- the purD gene encoding phosphoribosylamine--glycine ligase; the encoded protein is MKVLIVGSGGREHAIAASAAKSVKVEKMYCAPGNAGIAAYAECVDIGAMEFGRLVAFAREKEIDLVIVGMDDPLVGGLVDEMEAAGIRTFGPRKNAAILEGSKAFSKDLMKKYHIPTAAYENFTDPDAALAYLENVSFPIVLKADGLALGKGVLICNTLEEARDGVKTIMLDKKFGSAGNEMVIEEFMTGREVSVLSFVDGKTIKTMTSAQDHKRAGDGDTGLNTGGMGTFSPSPFYTKEVEEFCSKYVYQATVDAMAAEGREFKGVIFFGLMLTKDGPKVLEYNARFGDPEAQVVLPRMKNDLIEVIEACIDGTLDEIDLQFEDNAAVCVVLASQGYPVQYQKGFPISGLEEFDKQDGYYCFHAGTAFKDGQIVTNGGRVLGVTAKGQDLKEARANAYAATDWVKFENKYMRHDIGKAIDEA